GGCGTTCTCTGAGGTCATCGCGCCCAGTGCATTCGTGTAAGTATAATGCGTTACGTGTACAGCGATATTCTCTCATAACTGCGAATGGCCAAAGATTTAGCTTACTACGTTAAGAAATTTTCTCCAAAGTCTGTTGTTGGAAAGCTAGGCTTAAATGTTAGCCCTGGTGCGCCCAATAAACCGATTTTGCTTTTATCTATCATTGAAATGATAACTACTGGGCAAATAGTGAGAAAGCAAATTCCTCTATCTGCTGAACTCATCGCCACATTTCTTAAACTGTGGAGCCACTTAGAACCACTACGCAAGCCGGATATAGGCTTACCTTTTTACCACCTCACCAGCGATGGTTTTTGGCATTTTGAGATGAAACTGGGGTTTGAATCATTGATTGCTGCTAAGGTGAAAATCAGAACTCCCAGTACCATTAGGCAAACTGTAGAGTATGCCTACCTTGATGATGAACTGTGGTCACTGCTGCAAAATTCTGAATCTAGAAGTTTTTTAACCCACGTGCTAATTGATTCCTGGTTTAGTGATAAAACACAGGATATTGAACAGTTACTTCAGGTCAACGCCTTTGCTGAACTACAAGAACAGTTACAACGCTCCGGCGGCAAGGTCTACCAACCAGAAGAACTAGAAGATGAACAAGCTGTAATTGTGCGAGATGGTGCCTTCCGTAAAATCGTTGTCTCAACTTACAACCAACGCTGCGCCTTTTGCGGGTTACAGATACTCGATTCACTTGGTCAGAACATTGTAGACGGCTCACACATCAAACCATTCTCCCAGTTTTACGATGACCGCATTGATAATGGGTTGTCACTATGCAAAAATCATCACTGGGCATTTGACCGTTTTTGGTTCACCATCAACGACGATTACACTATCATCGTCTCTGACAACCTGCGGGAAGATTCACCCAACGCTAGACCAATGCGAGAATTTAGGGGCGATCGCATTATCTTACCCGCTCAAGTGCAGTATTATCCAAGACTTGATTCTCTACAATGGCATCGTGAAGAGTTTTCGAGACGAGCGGCGTAACAGGTAG
This Nostoc sp. 'Peltigera membranacea cyanobiont' N6 DNA region includes the following protein-coding sequences:
- a CDS encoding HNH endonuclease — protein: MAKDLAYYVKKFSPKSVVGKLGLNVSPGAPNKPILLLSIIEMITTGQIVRKQIPLSAELIATFLKLWSHLEPLRKPDIGLPFYHLTSDGFWHFEMKLGFESLIAAKVKIRTPSTIRQTVEYAYLDDELWSLLQNSESRSFLTHVLIDSWFSDKTQDIEQLLQVNAFAELQEQLQRSGGKVYQPEELEDEQAVIVRDGAFRKIVVSTYNQRCAFCGLQILDSLGQNIVDGSHIKPFSQFYDDRIDNGLSLCKNHHWAFDRFWFTINDDYTIIVSDNLREDSPNARPMREFRGDRIILPAQVQYYPRLDSLQWHREEFSRRAA